The Streptococcus suis DNA window CACGTTTTTTTGATAATACCATAAAACCATTATAACATACGATAAATGAGAAACGAAATCAGAATGCCTAAGGTATTAACAACCTTTCGATGGAAAATTGATACTAACTATCTAAGCACCTTCGAGTATCTTACGAACAGTGTGAATTTTTGAAATTGGAACTGCAACGAGCAAGGAATCACCCATAAAAAGTTGGCTGTTTCCTTTCACAATCCTAGACTTTCCGTGATGAATTTGGCTGGTAATCAAGCATGAATCCGGCAAACGTAACTCACTTACAAAGGTTTGATCCAAAGTTTCGTTGACCACAACCTCTATTAAGGTCATATGTTCTTGCTGTTCTACTTCTACTGGCAGAATTTTTTCCAACATCGCTTCGTAGACAGGCGCGCCACCTAAGATGTCCATTATCACATAGGAACTCAAAGCCACCAACCCAATGACCATCAATTGATTCAAACTTCCTACCATTTCAGTTACTAGAATAATAGCAGTTAGAGGAGCTTTGGAAATCGCTGAAAAGAAGCCTGCCATCCCCAATACAATAAACAATAGCATCTGGTCCTGACTGATGAAACCAATATCAAGGAAGAACCGTGCAACAAATAGACCAAGGAGACTTCCCAAGGTTAATATAGGCAAAAAGATCCCCCCTGGTAAACCAGAACCATAAGAAATCATACTCCATACAAATCGTATTAAAATCAAGATTGCTAATGTCAGTAGCCCTTGATCCAGATGTGGAAGCTCTAAAATCAACTGATGCCCGCCACCCAATAGATTAGGGAAATAATAACCAATCGGCATGATGAACAAAAAGGCAAATACACTATAATACGGAGCTGGGAGAGGAATGATTTTTGCAAGCATGGTATAGAAAACTTGTATGTTGAGGATAACAACTTCATATACATATCCAGCAAGCCCAAGGAAAATACCAAGTAAGATATAGATCCAATATTGGTCAAGAGATAGTAGCTGCAAATCTTCCGGCATGTGCAAAACAGGTGTTAATCCAAAAACATGTAAGGAAATAAAGTTTGCAGTGATACTAGCAGCTAAGGCTGAGACCCAAACCAGCCGCGAAAACTGATGATAGACTTCCTCTACAACAAATAAAAGTCCAGCTATTGGGGCATTGAAAGCCGCTGCCAAACCAGCCGCGGCACCACTAGCAATTAAACTCCTTCTTTCCATTT harbors:
- a CDS encoding ClC family H(+)/Cl(-) exchange transporter — encoded protein: MENHRKEVSFISQSILYSVLRGSIVGIAAGLVVVVFRLAIEKLFGVFSHLYSLATDNPIYLLLIGGLYLVIALLVGLLIKYEPNAKGSGIPQVEAELKGLMDLSWWSVLWKKFIGGVLSIAPGLMLGREGPSIQLGAVTAKGVSVLLKSSEMERRSLIASGAAAGLAAAFNAPIAGLLFVVEEVYHQFSRLVWVSALAASITANFISLHVFGLTPVLHMPEDLQLLSLDQYWIYILLGIFLGLAGYVYEVVILNIQVFYTMLAKIIPLPAPYYSVFAFLFIMPIGYYFPNLLGGGHQLILELPHLDQGLLTLAILILIRFVWSMISYGSGLPGGIFLPILTLGSLLGLFVARFFLDIGFISQDQMLLFIVLGMAGFFSAISKAPLTAIILVTEMVGSLNQLMVIGLVALSSYVIMDILGGAPVYEAMLEKILPVEVEQQEHMTLIEVVVNETLDQTFVSELRLPDSCLITSQIHHGKSRIVKGNSQLFMGDSLLVAVPISKIHTVRKILEGA